GGTCCGGAGCGCTCAGTACAGCTTCTCCCGTTTGGCGAGGAAGGCGTAAAGGGCGAAATCGAAGGGGATGGAGGTATCTATCAGATGGTAGTCTATGCGGCTTTGACGGCAGGCGGAGGCGATCTGCTCGGAAAACTCTCTGGAGAGGCGGGCGAAATGTTTTTTTATCTGCCACGGGAGGGTGGTCAATTCTTCGCCGGTCTCGAGGTCTTTGAATATCGCCTCGGTGGGGAAGGCGAAATCACGCTCGCGCGGGTCGAGGATATGGAAGAGGATAACTTCGTGCTTCTTGTGACGGAAATGTTTCAGACCGGAGATGATTTTCTCCGGGTCATCGAGCAGGTCGGAGAGGATGATAATTAATCCGCGGCGGCTGATACGCTCGGCCATTTCATGCAGGGCGGCGGAGATATCGGTCTTGTCGGAGGGGCTTTGATTGGCTAATTCCTGAAGGAGAATATGAAGATGTCCCGATTTGCTCCGCGGCGGGAGGTAGCGGCGGATTTTTTCATCGAAGGTCACCAGTCCGACAGCGTCCCGCTGTTTGAGCATCATGAAAGAAAGCGAAGCGGCCAGGAGCGAGGCGTAATCGAGTTTGACCGTGCCGCCGCTGGAGTAGCCCATGGAAGCGGAGCAATC
This window of the Candidatus Zixiibacteriota bacterium genome carries:
- a CDS encoding DUF58 domain-containing protein is translated as MPPSYRKYLDPEIVGKLKGMELRARMVVEGFIAGLHKSPYHGFSVEFAEHRQYMPGDNIRDIDWKVFAKSDRYYIKQYEEETNLKGYLLLDCSASMGYSSGGTVKLDYASLLAASLSFMMLKQRDAVGLVTFDEKIRRYLPPRSKSGHLHILLQELANQSPSDKTDISAALHEMAERISRRGLIIILSDLLDDPEKIISGLKHFRHKKHEVILFHILDPRERDFAFPTEAIFKDLETGEELTTLPWQIKKHFARLSREFSEQIASACRQSRIDYHLIDTSIPFDFALYAFLAKREKLY